The DNA window TCCCTGGCCGGAGCGACCCCCCAGGCCCGTGCCGCGTCCGCACCACGCATCCGGCCCGGCACTGTGCCGCGCCGCCCGTGTCCCCCCGATGTCCCGGCGGATATGCCCGACGATCGACCCGGCGATGCCCTGCGCCGTCTCGGTGCACGGGTGGGAAAAGAGAGATCGGGTATGGAAAAAAAACTACGCCTCGAACCGTGACCCGTCCATCTGCACCATCTCGAACGAGCAGTAGGAGCAGCGGAAGCGGGATCCCTTGAGCTGCCCCTTCTCGTCGGTGAGCGTCCCCGCCGGGAAGAGGGAGGAGTTGCCGCAGCGGGGGCAGACCCGGAGTTTCGGCGGTCGCGGTCCGCGGGACTCCAGATTCTCGTAGCCGCAGTTGGCGCAGCGGTAGCGGACCTCCCTCACGGCACCCAGATCGTCCAGCACCTCCCTATCCACGAAGAGGGAGGCGGCGCGGCACTGGGGGCAGATGGAGAACTTCGTCGGCTTCTTCCCGTGCTGCTCGAAGTTCTCGTAGTTGCAGGCGGCGCAGCGGACCCAGACGCCGTTTCGCTCGCCCTGCTCGCCCAGCACCTCCTGGTCCACGAAGAGCGAGCCGCTCCCGCAGTTCGGGCAGCGCTTGAACCGGATCAGACGGGTCTCCAGCGGCTCGTAGCTCTCGAAGCCGCAGTTGGCGCACCGCACCTGGATCCCCTTCAGGCTCCCGTCCGCATCGTGGATCTCCCGGTCGATGAAGAGCGAGGAACTGCCGCAGTGCGGGCAGAGTTTGAACTTCAGTGCCATGGAGGTACATCGGGCGGACGGTGTTAAATTCCTGCCGCAGTGCGCTCCGGCAGGATGCCGGAGCGATTCCCGGATCGCCATGGAAGGCTGACTGGGGCAGCGATCCGTCCGTGCAGATATCTCTGCGAAAGGGAGGTTCGCAATACGCCAATTCCACGTCTCCACGCCCCGATTCGGATCGACCGCAGGGTACCGGGACCCGCGCTCCCGCGCCGGCAAAGGAGGGAAGACCCCCGGGGGCGGCACGGCGGAGGAGACCCCTGCCCGGCGGGCATTCCGGAGGAAATCTCCAGCATCCCGGACCGCCCGTGACGTGGCAGGAGGTATCATGTCCTCCCGCTGTGATGGTGGCGCACGTGGCGGTTCCAGGTCGGCATCACCGCATCCCCCTACCCGCGACAGGGGGCCTTGGCTTCCCCGGACCGTTCCTTCTGCCCCTGCTGGCGCGGGCGGACCCGGTGCAGACGGGGCAACCCGCCGGGGGAAGCGCCCCATCGCCGCTCCGCCCTCCCGAACCGGGAAACACCCCGTATCGGGGGAGGAGCGGACCGCTCCCGAAAACCGCAGCGTGCAGAAGGGCGCCGCACCCGTACACGGGTTCCCGCAGTGCCGCGCAAAGGGAGTTTAATAAGTGGGAACCGCTCTACCTTTACACCAGGTAACGATATGGCACTACTGGAATGGATCGTGGGCGGACTGCTGCTGCTCGTGGCGATCGGCCTGATCATTTTCTTCGTGGGAATCTACAACCGGTTCTACACCCTGAAGAACTCCGCGGAGGCGACCCTCGGGCAGATCAAGGTCGCCATGAAGAAGAGGCTCGACATGATCGAGCAGCTCCTGGGATCGGTGCGGAGCTACGCGACGTTCGAGAAGGAGACCCTGACGAAGGTGACCGAGATGCGGGCCAGAATCGGGGGCGCATCCCCGGAGCAGCTCGCCGAGGTGGAGCGGGAGTCGAGAACCATCCTCGGGCGGCTGATCGCCGTCGCGGAGGCCTATCCCGATCTCAAGACCTCGGCGACCGTCATGAACCTCATGGATGCCGTGCGGGGCGTGGAGGACGAGATCGCCCGCCAGCGCTACACCTACAACAACATCGCCCAGCAGTACAACACCATGACGGACACCATCCCTTCCAACATCGTTGCACGCCTGCTCAACTTCGTGAAGCTCCAGTATCTGCAGTTCGAAGAGGCGATTGCCACGCCTCCCCGGATCGAGTTCTAGAGGACGCCTCTCATGGACGAGAAGCAGCAGATCGCCCTCGTGGTCGTCATCGGGCTCGTCATCGGAGCGATCGGGCTGCTGCTGCTCACTGTCGCGCCGCAGGCGCTCCCCGAGGATCTGGCCGTCGAACGCTACGAGGCCGACTTCTACGGGAACGGCACCCTGGTCGAACGGATCACCTACGACGTGGGCGTCTCGGGGCGCTACCGCATGCTCTTCCGCAACTGGGAG is part of the Methanomicrobiales archaeon genome and encodes:
- a CDS encoding LemA family protein; the encoded protein is MALLEWIVGGLLLLVAIGLIIFFVGIYNRFYTLKNSAEATLGQIKVAMKKRLDMIEQLLGSVRSYATFEKETLTKVTEMRARIGGASPEQLAEVERESRTILGRLIAVAEAYPDLKTSATVMNLMDAVRGVEDEIARQRYTYNNIAQQYNTMTDTIPSNIVARLLNFVKLQYLQFEEAIATPPRIEF